The Prinia subflava isolate CZ2003 ecotype Zambia chromosome 13, Cam_Psub_1.2, whole genome shotgun sequence genome contains a region encoding:
- the LOC134557611 gene encoding neurofilament heavy polypeptide-like isoform X2, with protein MAAAAAPPGILPGSSGASPGLAAGERLVCVDKNVASPKLYVLEPWIADLLVNYEQPDERENFLAGQVVRILSDSAAPAQPGVLQDAVVQVSDGSCYIRVVITSEALQAEENAHLQLRLSSLNCRIIVLQKYTVCFQDEARLEDCEFYLTAQQFIVLPMQRQRMESSDGNQDPSVVKKIKELWMRNLAVRNAPSSEPSVSQLIDAIGQNQLEILKENAEKCLDLWKSKEKPVTAEDEVPITQWEAERKKEQGEDVFMVPVSTLVIPPEEEAVVCDSSEAASAGYTDTSQAAPERSSDDRTVPEDPSVISQISSCLHSRGAPALGSSSWPPKNAPDPIQPLVSSTVGSARHLGLSGGDAPSPTLSDSLEGSLDNPWNVMPSLSLTPSSSDEKTFQSDTPLKTQKDVATDSNTTDLLELCSQGSPEGLPQGEQVQTSSPSLLRSCSSASPMEISTSEAAAVAEAAGDAPCPDQGPQGSRDSQATLPTLSPVFPVLPSSSLQSLPGRIPHREQACSSGTVSSPDVLRPQLAHTSTKGGKTVGAKRKLMEEDEEAPSGQQRPQGTLKGRGRGTGKRELMSPQGAKKNRKETGLRYRKEHEEEEEEEEKVEEEEKQASPARAGPSSRPEQRRAPEPFVESPPQYQYEAPSPELCQQVQSIRISRAMLKWACWILTEEEEEDS; from the exons atggcggcggcggcggctccgccggGCATCCTTCCCGGCTCCTCCGGGGCGAgcccggggctggcggcgggggAGCG TCTTGTGTGTGTGGACAAGAATGTGGCTTCTCCCAAGCTCTACGTCCTGGAGCCGTGGATTGCTGATCTTCTGGTGAATTACGAGCAACCAGATGAGCGTGAGAACTTCCTGGCTGGGCAGGTGGTGCGG ATCTTGAGTgactcagctgctcctgcccagcctggggttCTCCAAGACGCTGTGGTGCAGGTGTCTGATGGATCCTGCTACATCCGTGTGGTCATTACATCCGaagccctgcaggcagaggaaaa tgCCCACCTGCAGCTCAGGCTTTCCAGCCTTAATTGCAGAATTATCGTCCTGCAGAAGTACACGGTGTGTTTTCAGGACGAGGCCAGGCTG GAGGACTGCGAGTTCTACCTCACGGCCCAGCAGTTCATCGTGCTGCCCATGCAGAGGCAGAGGATGGAATCGTCTGATGG GAATCAGGACCCCTCTGTGGTGAAGAAGATAAAGGAGCTCTGGAT GAGGAATCTTGCTGTGAGGAACGCTCCCAGCTCAG AGCCCTCTGTCTCTCAGCTGATTGATGCCATTGGACAGAACCAGCTGGagattttgaaggaaaatgctgagaaatgctTGGATTTATGGAAATCAAAGGAGAAGCCAGTGACAGCAGAGGATGAGGTTCCCATCACCCAGTGGGAGGCAGAGCGCAAGAAGGAG CAGGGGGAAGATGTTTTCATGGTCCCAGTCAGCACCCTGGTGATTCCTCCTGAGGAGGAGGCAGTTGTTTGTGATTCTTCTGAGGCAGCATCCGCAGGGTACACAG ATACAAGCCAAGCAGCTCCTGAAAGGAGTAGTGATGACAGGACAGTGCCAGAAGACCCAAGTGTTATATCCCAGATCAGCT cctgtctccatagcagaggtgctccagcccttggatCGTCCTCATGGCCTCCCAAGAATGCTCCAGATCCCATCCAGCCTTTAGTTTCCTCTACAGTTGGCTCAGCCCGTCACCTTGGATTGAGTGGAGGAG ATGCTCCATCACCAACCTTGTCAGATAGCTTGGAGGGATCCCTGGACAACCCCTGGAACGTGATGCCCTCATTGTCTTTGACCCCGAGCTCTTCGGATG AGAAGACCTTTCAATCTGACACTCCCCTGAAGACCCAGAAAGATGTGGCTACTGACAGCAACACCACTGACCTGTTGGAATTGTGTAGCCAGGGCTCTCCTGAGGGCTTGCCCCAGGGAGAGCAAGTGCAgacctcctctccctccctgctgcgctcctgcagcagtgccagtcCCATGGAGATCAGCACCAGTGAGGCggcagcagtggctgaggcAGCCGGGGATGCCCCGTGCCCTGATCAAGGCCCGCAGGGATCCAGGGACTCTCAGGCCACCCTGCCCACTCTTTCTCCAGTTTTTCCAGTcttgcccagcagcagcttgcAATCCCTGCCCGGCAGGATTCCTCACAGGGAGCAGGCCTGCTCCAGTGGCACAGTTTCCTCTCCAGATGTGTTGAGGCCTCAACTGGCTCACACCAgcacaaagggaggaaagacTGTGGGTGCCAAGAGGAAGCTGatggaggaagatgaggaggcCCCCAGTGGGCAGCAGCGTCCCCAAGGCACCTTgaagggcagggggagaggcaCAGGCAAGAGGGAGCTCATGAGCCCACAGGGTGCAAAGAAGAACAGAAAGGAGACAGGCCTGCGGTATAGAAAGGAGcatgaggaggaagaggaggaggaggagaaagtggaggaagaggaaaagcaagCATCCCCTGCAAGAGCTGGGCCCAGCTCCAGGCCGGAGCAGCGCAGAGCTCCGGAGCCA TTCGTGGAGAGCCCACCCCAGTACCAATATGAGGCACcaagccctgagctctgccagcaggtACAATCTATCAG GATCTCAAGGGCAATGCTGAAATGGGCGTGCTGGATACtgactgaggaggaggaggaggattccTGA
- the LOC134557611 gene encoding neurofilament heavy polypeptide-like isoform X1 — protein MAAAAAPPGILPGSSGASPGLAAGERRLNTLQSYECPPPLSGQDAAGPVCPQQRDFHSTVPLGWVLAENLVCVDKNVASPKLYVLEPWIADLLVNYEQPDERENFLAGQVVRILSDSAAPAQPGVLQDAVVQVSDGSCYIRVVITSEALQAEENAHLQLRLSSLNCRIIVLQKYTVCFQDEARLEDCEFYLTAQQFIVLPMQRQRMESSDGNQDPSVVKKIKELWMRNLAVRNAPSSEPSVSQLIDAIGQNQLEILKENAEKCLDLWKSKEKPVTAEDEVPITQWEAERKKEQGEDVFMVPVSTLVIPPEEEAVVCDSSEAASAGYTDTSQAAPERSSDDRTVPEDPSVISQISSCLHSRGAPALGSSSWPPKNAPDPIQPLVSSTVGSARHLGLSGGDAPSPTLSDSLEGSLDNPWNVMPSLSLTPSSSDEKTFQSDTPLKTQKDVATDSNTTDLLELCSQGSPEGLPQGEQVQTSSPSLLRSCSSASPMEISTSEAAAVAEAAGDAPCPDQGPQGSRDSQATLPTLSPVFPVLPSSSLQSLPGRIPHREQACSSGTVSSPDVLRPQLAHTSTKGGKTVGAKRKLMEEDEEAPSGQQRPQGTLKGRGRGTGKRELMSPQGAKKNRKETGLRYRKEHEEEEEEEEKVEEEEKQASPARAGPSSRPEQRRAPEPFVESPPQYQYEAPSPELCQQVQSIRISRAMLKWACWILTEEEEEDS, from the exons atggcggcggcggcggctccgccggGCATCCTTCCCGGCTCCTCCGGGGCGAgcccggggctggcggcgggggAGCG AAGGCTGAACACACTCCAGAGCTACGAGTGTCCCCCTCCACTATCCGGGCAGGATGCAGCAGGACCTGTGTGCCCCCAGCAGCGTGACTTCCACAGCACAGTGCCCTTGGGATGGGTCCTTGCAGAGAA TCTTGTGTGTGTGGACAAGAATGTGGCTTCTCCCAAGCTCTACGTCCTGGAGCCGTGGATTGCTGATCTTCTGGTGAATTACGAGCAACCAGATGAGCGTGAGAACTTCCTGGCTGGGCAGGTGGTGCGG ATCTTGAGTgactcagctgctcctgcccagcctggggttCTCCAAGACGCTGTGGTGCAGGTGTCTGATGGATCCTGCTACATCCGTGTGGTCATTACATCCGaagccctgcaggcagaggaaaa tgCCCACCTGCAGCTCAGGCTTTCCAGCCTTAATTGCAGAATTATCGTCCTGCAGAAGTACACGGTGTGTTTTCAGGACGAGGCCAGGCTG GAGGACTGCGAGTTCTACCTCACGGCCCAGCAGTTCATCGTGCTGCCCATGCAGAGGCAGAGGATGGAATCGTCTGATGG GAATCAGGACCCCTCTGTGGTGAAGAAGATAAAGGAGCTCTGGAT GAGGAATCTTGCTGTGAGGAACGCTCCCAGCTCAG AGCCCTCTGTCTCTCAGCTGATTGATGCCATTGGACAGAACCAGCTGGagattttgaaggaaaatgctgagaaatgctTGGATTTATGGAAATCAAAGGAGAAGCCAGTGACAGCAGAGGATGAGGTTCCCATCACCCAGTGGGAGGCAGAGCGCAAGAAGGAG CAGGGGGAAGATGTTTTCATGGTCCCAGTCAGCACCCTGGTGATTCCTCCTGAGGAGGAGGCAGTTGTTTGTGATTCTTCTGAGGCAGCATCCGCAGGGTACACAG ATACAAGCCAAGCAGCTCCTGAAAGGAGTAGTGATGACAGGACAGTGCCAGAAGACCCAAGTGTTATATCCCAGATCAGCT cctgtctccatagcagaggtgctccagcccttggatCGTCCTCATGGCCTCCCAAGAATGCTCCAGATCCCATCCAGCCTTTAGTTTCCTCTACAGTTGGCTCAGCCCGTCACCTTGGATTGAGTGGAGGAG ATGCTCCATCACCAACCTTGTCAGATAGCTTGGAGGGATCCCTGGACAACCCCTGGAACGTGATGCCCTCATTGTCTTTGACCCCGAGCTCTTCGGATG AGAAGACCTTTCAATCTGACACTCCCCTGAAGACCCAGAAAGATGTGGCTACTGACAGCAACACCACTGACCTGTTGGAATTGTGTAGCCAGGGCTCTCCTGAGGGCTTGCCCCAGGGAGAGCAAGTGCAgacctcctctccctccctgctgcgctcctgcagcagtgccagtcCCATGGAGATCAGCACCAGTGAGGCggcagcagtggctgaggcAGCCGGGGATGCCCCGTGCCCTGATCAAGGCCCGCAGGGATCCAGGGACTCTCAGGCCACCCTGCCCACTCTTTCTCCAGTTTTTCCAGTcttgcccagcagcagcttgcAATCCCTGCCCGGCAGGATTCCTCACAGGGAGCAGGCCTGCTCCAGTGGCACAGTTTCCTCTCCAGATGTGTTGAGGCCTCAACTGGCTCACACCAgcacaaagggaggaaagacTGTGGGTGCCAAGAGGAAGCTGatggaggaagatgaggaggcCCCCAGTGGGCAGCAGCGTCCCCAAGGCACCTTgaagggcagggggagaggcaCAGGCAAGAGGGAGCTCATGAGCCCACAGGGTGCAAAGAAGAACAGAAAGGAGACAGGCCTGCGGTATAGAAAGGAGcatgaggaggaagaggaggaggaggagaaagtggaggaagaggaaaagcaagCATCCCCTGCAAGAGCTGGGCCCAGCTCCAGGCCGGAGCAGCGCAGAGCTCCGGAGCCA TTCGTGGAGAGCCCACCCCAGTACCAATATGAGGCACcaagccctgagctctgccagcaggtACAATCTATCAG GATCTCAAGGGCAATGCTGAAATGGGCGTGCTGGATACtgactgaggaggaggaggaggattccTGA
- the LOC134557611 gene encoding neurofilament heavy polypeptide-like isoform X3, producing the protein MAAAAAPPGILPGSSGASPGLAAGERRLNTLQSYECPPPLSGQDAAGPVCPQQRDFHSTVPLGWVLAENLVCVDKNVASPKLYVLEPWIADLLVNYEQPDERENFLAGQVVRILSDSAAPAQPGVLQDAVVQVSDGSCYIRVVITSEALQAEENAHLQLRLSSLNCRIIVLQKYTVCFQDEARLEDCEFYLTAQQFIVLPMQRQRMESSDGNQDPSVVKKIKELWMRNLAVRNAPSSEPSVSQLIDAIGQNQLEILKENAEKCLDLWKSKEKPVTAEDEVPITQWEAERKKEQGEDVFMVPVSTLVIPPEEEAVVCDSSEAASAGYTDTSQAAPERSSDDRTVPEDPSVISQISYAPSPTLSDSLEGSLDNPWNVMPSLSLTPSSSDEKTFQSDTPLKTQKDVATDSNTTDLLELCSQGSPEGLPQGEQVQTSSPSLLRSCSSASPMEISTSEAAAVAEAAGDAPCPDQGPQGSRDSQATLPTLSPVFPVLPSSSLQSLPGRIPHREQACSSGTVSSPDVLRPQLAHTSTKGGKTVGAKRKLMEEDEEAPSGQQRPQGTLKGRGRGTGKRELMSPQGAKKNRKETGLRYRKEHEEEEEEEEKVEEEEKQASPARAGPSSRPEQRRAPEPFVESPPQYQYEAPSPELCQQVQSIRISRAMLKWACWILTEEEEEDS; encoded by the exons atggcggcggcggcggctccgccggGCATCCTTCCCGGCTCCTCCGGGGCGAgcccggggctggcggcgggggAGCG AAGGCTGAACACACTCCAGAGCTACGAGTGTCCCCCTCCACTATCCGGGCAGGATGCAGCAGGACCTGTGTGCCCCCAGCAGCGTGACTTCCACAGCACAGTGCCCTTGGGATGGGTCCTTGCAGAGAA TCTTGTGTGTGTGGACAAGAATGTGGCTTCTCCCAAGCTCTACGTCCTGGAGCCGTGGATTGCTGATCTTCTGGTGAATTACGAGCAACCAGATGAGCGTGAGAACTTCCTGGCTGGGCAGGTGGTGCGG ATCTTGAGTgactcagctgctcctgcccagcctggggttCTCCAAGACGCTGTGGTGCAGGTGTCTGATGGATCCTGCTACATCCGTGTGGTCATTACATCCGaagccctgcaggcagaggaaaa tgCCCACCTGCAGCTCAGGCTTTCCAGCCTTAATTGCAGAATTATCGTCCTGCAGAAGTACACGGTGTGTTTTCAGGACGAGGCCAGGCTG GAGGACTGCGAGTTCTACCTCACGGCCCAGCAGTTCATCGTGCTGCCCATGCAGAGGCAGAGGATGGAATCGTCTGATGG GAATCAGGACCCCTCTGTGGTGAAGAAGATAAAGGAGCTCTGGAT GAGGAATCTTGCTGTGAGGAACGCTCCCAGCTCAG AGCCCTCTGTCTCTCAGCTGATTGATGCCATTGGACAGAACCAGCTGGagattttgaaggaaaatgctgagaaatgctTGGATTTATGGAAATCAAAGGAGAAGCCAGTGACAGCAGAGGATGAGGTTCCCATCACCCAGTGGGAGGCAGAGCGCAAGAAGGAG CAGGGGGAAGATGTTTTCATGGTCCCAGTCAGCACCCTGGTGATTCCTCCTGAGGAGGAGGCAGTTGTTTGTGATTCTTCTGAGGCAGCATCCGCAGGGTACACAG ATACAAGCCAAGCAGCTCCTGAAAGGAGTAGTGATGACAGGACAGTGCCAGAAGACCCAAGTGTTATATCCCAGATCAGCT ATGCTCCATCACCAACCTTGTCAGATAGCTTGGAGGGATCCCTGGACAACCCCTGGAACGTGATGCCCTCATTGTCTTTGACCCCGAGCTCTTCGGATG AGAAGACCTTTCAATCTGACACTCCCCTGAAGACCCAGAAAGATGTGGCTACTGACAGCAACACCACTGACCTGTTGGAATTGTGTAGCCAGGGCTCTCCTGAGGGCTTGCCCCAGGGAGAGCAAGTGCAgacctcctctccctccctgctgcgctcctgcagcagtgccagtcCCATGGAGATCAGCACCAGTGAGGCggcagcagtggctgaggcAGCCGGGGATGCCCCGTGCCCTGATCAAGGCCCGCAGGGATCCAGGGACTCTCAGGCCACCCTGCCCACTCTTTCTCCAGTTTTTCCAGTcttgcccagcagcagcttgcAATCCCTGCCCGGCAGGATTCCTCACAGGGAGCAGGCCTGCTCCAGTGGCACAGTTTCCTCTCCAGATGTGTTGAGGCCTCAACTGGCTCACACCAgcacaaagggaggaaagacTGTGGGTGCCAAGAGGAAGCTGatggaggaagatgaggaggcCCCCAGTGGGCAGCAGCGTCCCCAAGGCACCTTgaagggcagggggagaggcaCAGGCAAGAGGGAGCTCATGAGCCCACAGGGTGCAAAGAAGAACAGAAAGGAGACAGGCCTGCGGTATAGAAAGGAGcatgaggaggaagaggaggaggaggagaaagtggaggaagaggaaaagcaagCATCCCCTGCAAGAGCTGGGCCCAGCTCCAGGCCGGAGCAGCGCAGAGCTCCGGAGCCA TTCGTGGAGAGCCCACCCCAGTACCAATATGAGGCACcaagccctgagctctgccagcaggtACAATCTATCAG GATCTCAAGGGCAATGCTGAAATGGGCGTGCTGGATACtgactgaggaggaggaggaggattccTGA